In Cyanobium sp. AMD-g, one genomic interval encodes:
- a CDS encoding ferredoxin:protochlorophyllide reductase (ATP-dependent) subunit N: MGVSAPPIQPSPPDILKESGQREVFCGLTSIVWLHRRMPDAFFLVVGSRTCAHLIQSAAGVMIFAEPRFGTAILGERDLAGLADANEELDRLVKDLLERRPEIRTLFLVGSCPSEVIKLDLAKAAERLNTQLLGRVRVLNYSGSGIETTFTQGEDNALLAMLPLLPSSDEEQLLIVGTLADAVEDRFRLIFERLGITTVRSLPPRRSTDLPPVGKGTRVLLAQPFLSATARALQHRGATLLSAPYPFGVEGSRDWMAAAATAFGVPTERFNAVLDPLVERGRRALEPHRQVLAGKRLFLLPDSQMEIPLARFLSRECGMELVEVGTPYLDRQLMAADLALLPPATQLSEGQDVDLQLERVRAARPDLVLCGLGLANPLEAEGIATKWSIELVFSPIHGCDQAGELAELFARPLRRRALLQLS, translated from the coding sequence ATGGGTGTGTCCGCTCCACCGATTCAGCCGTCGCCCCCGGACATCCTCAAGGAGAGCGGCCAGCGGGAAGTGTTCTGTGGCCTCACCTCCATCGTCTGGCTGCACCGCCGCATGCCCGACGCCTTCTTCCTGGTGGTGGGCTCACGCACCTGCGCCCACCTGATCCAGTCGGCGGCGGGGGTGATGATCTTCGCCGAACCCCGCTTCGGCACGGCGATCCTCGGCGAACGGGACCTGGCGGGCCTGGCCGATGCCAACGAGGAACTCGACCGCCTGGTGAAGGACCTGCTGGAGCGTCGGCCCGAAATCCGCACCCTCTTCCTGGTGGGTTCCTGCCCCAGTGAGGTGATCAAGCTCGACCTGGCCAAGGCGGCAGAGCGGCTCAACACCCAGCTCCTCGGACGGGTGCGGGTGCTGAACTACTCCGGCAGCGGCATCGAGACCACCTTCACCCAGGGGGAGGACAACGCCCTGCTGGCCATGCTGCCCCTGCTGCCCTCCTCCGATGAGGAGCAGCTGCTGATCGTGGGCACCCTGGCCGATGCGGTGGAGGACCGGTTCCGGTTGATCTTCGAGCGGCTGGGCATCACCACGGTGCGCAGCCTGCCGCCACGCCGCTCCACCGATCTGCCCCCCGTCGGCAAGGGGACACGGGTTCTGCTCGCCCAGCCCTTCCTCAGCGCCACCGCCCGGGCGCTGCAGCACCGGGGCGCCACCCTGCTGAGTGCCCCCTATCCCTTCGGCGTGGAGGGCAGCCGCGACTGGATGGCCGCCGCCGCCACCGCCTTCGGCGTGCCCACCGAGCGCTTCAACGCGGTGCTCGACCCGCTGGTGGAGCGGGGGCGCCGCGCCCTGGAGCCCCACCGGCAGGTGCTCGCCGGCAAGCGGCTGTTCCTGCTGCCGGACTCCCAGATGGAGATCCCCCTGGCTCGCTTTCTGTCCCGCGAATGCGGCATGGAGCTGGTGGAGGTGGGCACCCCCTACCTGGATCGCCAGCTGATGGCGGCCGACCTGGCCCTGCTCCCTCCGGCCACCCAGCTCAGCGAGGGCCAGGACGTCGACCTGCAGCTGGAGCGGGTGCGGGCCGCCCGCCCCGACCTGGTGCTCTGCGGCCTGGGGCTGGCCAATCCCCTCGAGGCCGAGGGCATCGCCACCAAGTGGTCGATCGAACTGGTGTTCAGTCCGATCCACGGCTGCGACCAGGCCGGTGAACTGGCCGAACTCTTTGCCCGCCCCCTGCGGCGCCGGGCCCTGCTGCAGCTCTCCTGA
- a CDS encoding diguanylate cyclase: MDRSLHRPCEHFASHPRFDAPASQEEPIEITPGVWWVGVRLVKDHFQCHTYFIANGSDGVLIDPGSPLTIEGTLAKLRTITDLGAIRWLVCHHSDPDICAALPRLGDVLTHPDVHVVTEWRASALIRHYGHRFSTYLVEQHNWCLPLQEDRRLEFQLTPYLHFPGAMVSFDTFSRTLFSSDLFGGFVPDSSVLESADAAYIIENARPFHQHYMPSRELLSAGLARIRCRWPRIARIAPQHGHIVAASIVDEVFSALGAMDCGVYCLADADMDLKRLLRISEARRRLNDVLVHQSSPVGMVRAIGNILESSGQATECELAVELPGDGWTTWCADSAQPQRREPHADWHQICLLGQPAMVLAIRGNGSEQQFDPDMARMLQEFAESMRPWVDHLLDEQRHAHEMAALNTAALCDPLTGLANRRALDGVKLPPSYSLIELDLDHFKLVNDSFGHDAGDRVLKQVARVLRESVREQDQTFRLGGEEFLVLLPEADQATALMVAERIRLSIHQLDLVGEAPEGRLTVSLGVSTKSVQLSSDFSHQMELADQALYTAKGDGRDRVRAADVLSLSSH; the protein is encoded by the coding sequence ATGGACCGTTCTCTCCATCGGCCCTGCGAACATTTCGCCTCGCACCCACGGTTCGACGCGCCGGCTTCGCAGGAGGAACCCATAGAGATCACCCCCGGTGTCTGGTGGGTGGGGGTGCGGCTGGTGAAGGACCATTTTCAGTGCCACACCTATTTCATCGCCAACGGATCCGACGGCGTCCTGATCGATCCGGGCTCGCCGCTCACCATCGAAGGCACCCTGGCCAAGCTGCGCACCATCACCGATCTCGGCGCGATCCGCTGGCTGGTCTGCCATCACTCCGACCCAGACATCTGCGCCGCCCTGCCGCGGCTGGGCGACGTCCTGACACACCCTGACGTGCACGTGGTGACCGAGTGGCGTGCCAGCGCCCTGATCCGCCACTACGGCCACCGTTTCTCCACCTACCTGGTGGAGCAGCACAACTGGTGCCTGCCCCTGCAGGAGGATCGGCGGCTGGAATTCCAGCTGACGCCTTATCTGCACTTCCCGGGGGCCATGGTGTCCTTTGACACCTTCAGCCGCACCCTCTTCTCCTCCGATCTGTTCGGGGGATTCGTGCCCGACAGCAGCGTGCTGGAGTCGGCCGATGCGGCCTACATCATCGAGAACGCCCGGCCCTTCCACCAGCACTACATGCCGAGCCGGGAGCTGCTGAGTGCCGGCCTGGCCCGCATCCGCTGCCGCTGGCCCCGGATCGCGCGCATTGCCCCCCAGCACGGTCACATCGTCGCGGCCTCCATCGTCGATGAGGTGTTCAGCGCCCTCGGAGCCATGGACTGCGGGGTGTATTGCCTCGCCGACGCGGACATGGATCTGAAACGGCTGCTGCGCATCTCCGAGGCGCGGCGGCGCCTCAACGATGTGCTGGTCCATCAGAGCAGCCCTGTGGGGATGGTTCGGGCCATCGGCAACATCCTCGAATCCTCCGGCCAGGCCACGGAATGTGAACTGGCCGTGGAGCTTCCCGGTGACGGCTGGACCACCTGGTGCGCCGATTCTGCCCAGCCGCAGCGGCGCGAACCCCATGCCGACTGGCACCAGATCTGTCTGCTCGGCCAGCCCGCGATGGTGCTGGCCATCCGGGGAAACGGCTCAGAGCAACAGTTTGATCCCGACATGGCAAGGATGTTGCAGGAATTCGCCGAGTCGATGCGCCCCTGGGTGGACCATCTGCTCGACGAACAGCGCCATGCCCATGAGATGGCCGCCCTCAACACCGCCGCCCTCTGCGATCCGCTCACGGGCCTGGCCAACCGGCGAGCCCTGGATGGGGTGAAGCTACCGCCCAGTTACTCCCTGATCGAACTCGATCTCGACCATTTCAAGCTGGTCAACGACAGCTTCGGCCACGACGCCGGCGACCGGGTGCTCAAGCAGGTGGCCCGGGTCCTGAGGGAATCGGTGCGGGAGCAGGACCAGACCTTCCGGCTCGGCGGCGAAGAATTCCTGGTGCTGCTGCCGGAGGCCGACCAGGCCACGGCCCTGATGGTGGCGGAGAGGATCCGGCTCTCGATCCACCAGCTCGACCTCGTCGGTGAAGCCCCAGAGGGGCGCCTCACGGTCAGCCTGGGGGTGAGCACCAAATCGGTCCAGCTCAGCTCCGATTTCTCCCATCAGATGGAGCTGGCCGACCAGGCGCTCTACACCGCCAAAGGGGACGGCCGTGACCGGGTGCGAGCCGCCGATGTCCTCTCCCTGAGCAGCCACTAG
- a CDS encoding BMC domain-containing protein produces the protein MDSQAARSFLRDDRSDARRRAANLRITGTDVSGEASGASCVITTDSEGRRLARQSSHVQSIELRTYVFLDSLQPQLASYMGTVSHGFLPIPGDACLWLEVSPGMAVHRVTDIALKASTVRLGQMVVERAFGSLALYHRDQSNVLHSGDVVLEAIGSRVELRSRCEVTWTEIIRAITPDHAVLINRQNRRGSMIQAGMSMFILETEPAGYVLIAANEAEKGSNITVVDVKAVGAFGRLTLAGKEGDVEEAAAAAMRAVAQINAGAGA, from the coding sequence ATGGATTCGCAGGCTGCCCGTTCCTTCCTTCGCGACGACCGGTCGGACGCCAGGAGACGGGCGGCGAATCTGCGCATCACCGGCACCGATGTGAGCGGCGAGGCCTCCGGGGCCAGCTGCGTGATCACCACCGACAGCGAAGGCCGGCGCCTGGCTCGCCAGTCGAGCCACGTGCAGTCGATCGAACTGCGCACCTACGTCTTCCTGGATTCGCTCCAGCCCCAGCTGGCGTCCTACATGGGCACGGTGTCCCATGGCTTCCTGCCGATTCCCGGCGATGCCTGCCTGTGGCTGGAGGTGTCGCCCGGTATGGCGGTGCACCGGGTGACCGACATCGCCCTGAAGGCCAGCACGGTGCGGCTCGGCCAGATGGTGGTGGAGCGGGCCTTCGGCTCCCTGGCCCTCTACCACCGGGACCAGAGCAATGTGCTCCACTCCGGTGACGTGGTGCTGGAGGCCATCGGCAGCCGGGTGGAGCTGCGCAGCCGCTGTGAGGTCACCTGGACCGAGATCATCCGGGCGATCACGCCCGACCATGCCGTGCTGATCAACCGCCAGAACCGCCGCGGCTCGATGATCCAGGCCGGCATGAGCATGTTCATCCTCGAGACCGAGCCAGCCGGCTACGTGCTGATCGCCGCCAATGAGGCGGAGAAGGGCTCCAACATCACCGTGGTCGACGTCAAGGCCGTCGGCGCCTTCGGCCGCCTCACCCTCGCGGGCAAGGAGGGCGATGTGGAGGAGGCCGCCGCCGCCGCGATGCGCGCCGTGGCCCAGATCAACGCCGGCGCCGGCGCCTGA
- a CDS encoding non-canonical purine NTP pyrophosphatase, with protein MTLSPSRPVLVIASGNPHKVAEISAMLEAAGLEVRQQPKGLEIEETGHTYAENARLKASTVASLTGCWSLADDSGLEVDALDGRPGLHSARYAPTDHERIHRLLHELGDSLYRGGTFVSAMALADPTGEVVLESEGLCRGLILREASGHGGGYDPIFHVREAGCSYAAMGEHLRSRLGSRGKAARAMAPGLKRLLGLG; from the coding sequence TTGACCCTCTCCCCTTCCCGCCCGGTGCTGGTGATCGCCAGCGGCAACCCCCACAAGGTGGCCGAGATCTCGGCGATGCTCGAGGCGGCTGGTCTGGAGGTGCGACAGCAGCCCAAGGGCCTGGAGATCGAGGAGACGGGCCACACCTATGCGGAGAACGCGCGGCTGAAGGCCTCCACCGTGGCCTCCCTCACCGGTTGCTGGTCGCTGGCCGATGATTCGGGACTGGAGGTGGATGCCCTCGATGGCCGCCCGGGTCTGCATTCGGCCCGTTACGCCCCCACCGACCACGAGCGGATCCACCGGCTGCTGCACGAACTCGGCGATTCCCTCTACCGCGGCGGCACCTTCGTGAGCGCCATGGCCCTCGCCGACCCCACCGGTGAGGTGGTGCTGGAGTCGGAAGGGCTCTGCCGGGGGCTGATCCTGCGGGAAGCCTCGGGCCACGGCGGCGGCTATGACCCGATCTTCCATGTGCGCGAAGCCGGTTGCAGCTATGCCGCCATGGGGGAGCACCTCAGGAGCCGGCTGGGCAGCCGCGGCAAAGCCGCCCGGGCGATGGCTCCGGGTCTGAAACGTCTGCTGGGCCTGGGCTGA
- a CDS encoding sodium-dependent bicarbonate transport family permease — MQSSLVLQNLLSAPVLFFFLGILGVLVGSDLEIPSPLPKLFSLYLLLAIGFKGGMELAHSGLGPQVLLTIGAAVVMSLLVPLTSFLLLRLRLDGYNAAAIAASYGSISAVTFITAESFLNVLDVNFDGFMVAALALMESPAIVVGVILAKLSAPAEDREAAGEQENGTDLENGGGSLRWREVLQEAFLNGSVYLLIGSLVIGYVVAAFSPAGLEKMDPFTEKLFYGALCFFLLDMGIVAAQRLRDLRQTGAFLIGFSLLAPPVHALVGLLVSALLGLSQGNTLLFMVLCASASYIAVPAAMRMTVPQANPSLYISTALGLTFPFNVVIGIPLYMALTRYVIPVG, encoded by the coding sequence ATGCAGTCGAGCCTGGTCCTACAGAACCTGCTCTCAGCGCCGGTGCTGTTCTTTTTTCTGGGCATCCTCGGGGTGCTGGTGGGCTCCGACCTGGAGATCCCCTCCCCGCTGCCGAAGCTCTTCTCCCTTTACCTGCTGCTGGCCATCGGCTTCAAGGGGGGCATGGAGCTGGCCCACAGCGGCCTCGGTCCCCAGGTGCTGCTGACGATCGGTGCGGCGGTGGTGATGTCGTTGCTGGTGCCCCTGACGAGCTTCCTGCTCCTGCGGCTGCGCCTGGATGGCTACAACGCCGCGGCCATCGCCGCCTCCTATGGCTCGATCAGCGCCGTGACCTTCATCACGGCCGAGAGCTTCCTCAATGTTCTGGACGTGAACTTCGACGGCTTCATGGTGGCGGCCCTGGCACTGATGGAGTCGCCGGCGATCGTGGTGGGGGTGATCCTCGCCAAGCTCTCGGCCCCGGCCGAGGATCGGGAGGCCGCCGGGGAGCAGGAGAACGGCACGGATCTGGAGAATGGCGGGGGGAGTCTGCGCTGGCGGGAAGTGCTCCAGGAGGCCTTTCTCAACGGTTCGGTGTACCTGTTGATCGGCAGTCTGGTGATCGGCTATGTGGTGGCCGCCTTCAGCCCGGCGGGGCTGGAGAAGATGGATCCCTTCACCGAAAAACTGTTCTACGGAGCCCTCTGTTTCTTCCTTCTCGACATGGGCATCGTTGCGGCGCAGCGGCTACGGGACCTGCGCCAGACGGGGGCCTTCCTGATCGGCTTCTCCCTGCTGGCCCCCCCCGTGCACGCGCTGGTGGGACTGCTGGTCAGTGCCCTGCTGGGCCTGAGCCAGGGCAACACCCTGCTGTTCATGGTGCTCTGCGCCAGCGCCTCCTACATCGCCGTGCCGGCGGCGATGCGCATGACCGTTCCCCAGGCCAACCCGAGCCTGTACATCTCCACGGCCCTGGGCCTCACCTTCCCCTTCAATGTGGTGATCGGAATTCCTCTGTACATGGCGCTGACCCGATACGTCATCCCCGTCGGCTGA
- a CDS encoding P-II family nitrogen regulator, producing the protein MKRIDLFLSERELNRVCKAITAAGAKGYSVMRHVTGMGPSGEISEGMDFSGLGANAHVIVFVEDGVLAAVSKALKPLLKRYGGVGFVSSAEPL; encoded by the coding sequence ATGAAACGCATCGATCTCTTTCTCAGCGAACGGGAGTTGAACCGGGTCTGCAAGGCCATCACCGCGGCCGGGGCCAAGGGCTATTCGGTGATGCGGCACGTCACGGGCATGGGGCCGTCCGGGGAGATCTCCGAAGGGATGGATTTCAGCGGGCTGGGGGCCAATGCCCACGTGATCGTGTTCGTCGAGGACGGCGTGCTGGCAGCCGTGAGCAAAGCCCTGAAGCCCCTGCTGAAGCGCTATGGCGGCGTGGGCTTCGTCTCCAGCGCCGAGCCCCTCTGA
- a CDS encoding BMC domain-containing protein: protein MANETMGIALGMIETRGLVPAIEAADAMTKAAEVRLIGREFVGGGYVTVLVRGETGAVNAAVRAGADACERVGDGLVAAHIIARPHREVEPALNSSFGLGSKD from the coding sequence ATGGCAAACGAAACCATGGGCATCGCCCTCGGCATGATCGAGACACGCGGTCTGGTCCCCGCCATCGAAGCGGCTGACGCCATGACCAAAGCCGCCGAAGTGCGTCTCATTGGTCGCGAATTCGTCGGCGGCGGCTACGTCACCGTCCTGGTGCGGGGTGAAACCGGTGCCGTCAACGCCGCCGTTCGCGCCGGCGCCGACGCCTGCGAGCGGGTGGGTGATGGCCTGGTGGCCGCCCACATCATCGCCCGTCCCCACCGTGAAGTGGAGCCGGCGCTGAACAGCAGCTTCGGCCTGGGATCGAAGGACTGA
- a CDS encoding form I ribulose bisphosphate carboxylase large subunit yields the protein MSKKYDAGVKEYRDTYWTPDYVPLDTDLLACFKCTGQEGVPKEEVAAAVAAESSTGTWSTVWSELLTDLDFYKGRCYRIEDVPGDKESFYAFIAYPLDLFEEGSVTNVLTSLVGNVFGFKALRHLRLEDIRFPMAFIKTCPGPPNGICVERDRMNKYGRPLLGCTIKPKLGLSGKNYGRVVYECLRGGLDFTKDDENINSQPFQRWQNRFEFVAEAVQLAQEETGEKKGHYLNCTAATPEEMYERAEFAKELGQPIIMHDYITGGFTANTGLSKWCRKNGMLLHIHRAMHAVIDRHPKHGIHFRVLAKCLRLSGGDQLHTGTVVGKLEGDRQTTLGFIDQLRESFIPEDRTRGNFFDQDWGSMPGVFAVASGGIHVWHMPALVAIFGDDSVLQFGGGTHGHPWGSAAGAAANRVALEACVKARNAGREIEKEGRDILMEAAKHSPELAIALETWKEIKFEFDTVDKLDVG from the coding sequence ATGAGCAAGAAGTACGACGCCGGGGTCAAGGAGTACCGCGACACTTACTGGACTCCCGATTACGTCCCCCTCGACACCGACCTGCTGGCCTGCTTCAAGTGCACCGGCCAGGAAGGTGTGCCCAAGGAAGAAGTGGCTGCCGCCGTGGCCGCCGAGTCCTCCACCGGCACCTGGTCCACTGTGTGGTCCGAGCTCCTCACCGATCTCGACTTCTACAAGGGCCGCTGCTACCGCATCGAAGACGTCCCTGGTGACAAGGAGTCGTTCTATGCCTTCATCGCCTACCCCCTCGACCTGTTCGAGGAAGGCTCGGTGACCAACGTGCTCACCTCCCTGGTGGGCAACGTGTTCGGCTTCAAGGCCCTGCGTCACCTGCGTCTGGAAGACATCCGCTTCCCGATGGCCTTCATCAAGACCTGCCCCGGCCCTCCGAACGGCATCTGCGTCGAACGCGACCGGATGAACAAGTACGGCCGTCCCCTGCTGGGTTGCACCATCAAGCCGAAGCTCGGCCTCTCCGGCAAGAACTACGGCCGGGTGGTCTACGAATGCCTCCGCGGTGGCCTCGACTTCACCAAGGACGACGAGAACATCAACTCCCAGCCCTTCCAGCGCTGGCAGAACCGTTTCGAGTTCGTGGCCGAAGCCGTCCAGCTCGCCCAGGAAGAAACCGGCGAGAAGAAGGGGCATTACCTCAACTGCACCGCCGCCACTCCTGAAGAGATGTACGAGCGGGCTGAGTTCGCCAAGGAACTCGGCCAGCCGATCATCATGCACGACTACATCACCGGTGGCTTCACGGCCAACACCGGTCTGTCGAAGTGGTGCCGCAAGAACGGCATGCTGCTGCACATTCACCGCGCCATGCACGCGGTGATCGACCGCCATCCCAAGCACGGCATCCACTTCCGGGTGCTGGCCAAGTGCCTGCGCCTCTCCGGTGGCGACCAGCTGCACACCGGCACCGTGGTGGGCAAGCTCGAGGGTGACCGTCAGACCACCCTGGGCTTCATCGACCAGCTGCGCGAATCCTTCATCCCCGAAGACCGCACCCGCGGCAACTTCTTCGATCAGGACTGGGGTTCGATGCCCGGCGTCTTCGCCGTGGCCTCCGGCGGCATCCACGTGTGGCACATGCCCGCCCTGGTTGCCATCTTCGGTGACGACTCCGTTCTCCAGTTCGGTGGTGGCACCCACGGTCACCCCTGGGGCTCGGCCGCCGGCGCCGCCGCCAACCGGGTGGCCCTGGAAGCCTGCGTCAAGGCCCGCAACGCCGGCCGCGAAATCGAGAAGGAAGGCCGCGACATCCTCATGGAAGCCGCCAAGCACAGCCCCGAGCTGGCCATCGCCCTCGAGACCTGGAAGGAAATCAAGTTCGAGTTCGACACCGTCGACAAGCTCGACGTCGGCTGA
- a CDS encoding ribulose bisphosphate carboxylase small subunit codes for MPFKSTVGDYQTVATLETFGFLPPMTQDEIYDQIAYIIAQGWSPLVEHVHPSRSMATYWSFWKLPFFGEKDLGVIVNELESCHRAYPDHHVRLVGYDAYTQSQGACFVVFEGR; via the coding sequence ATGCCCTTCAAGAGCACCGTGGGTGACTACCAAACAGTCGCCACCCTGGAGACCTTCGGCTTCCTCCCGCCGATGACCCAGGACGAGATCTATGACCAGATCGCCTACATCATTGCCCAGGGCTGGAGCCCCCTGGTCGAGCACGTCCACCCCAGCCGCTCCATGGCCACCTACTGGTCGTTCTGGAAGCTGCCCTTCTTTGGTGAGAAGGATCTCGGGGTGATCGTGAACGAACTGGAGTCCTGCCACCGGGCCTATCCGGACCATCACGTGCGCCTCGTGGGCTACGACGCCTACACCCAGAGTCAGGGCGCCTGCTTCGTTGTGTTCGAAGGCCGCTGA